The Coffea arabica cultivar ET-39 chromosome 3c, Coffea Arabica ET-39 HiFi, whole genome shotgun sequence genome contains a region encoding:
- the LOC113734158 gene encoding serine/threonine-protein kinase 52 — MDLKTSSGGVEVPETENLENQNGNLDSKLKGTGGVSEKNISATGIGSISSKDMIFRADKVDLKSLDVQLEKHLSRVWSRNVENNQKPKEAWEIDPSKLEIRYLVAQGTYGTVYRGTYDNRDVAVKLLDWGEDGMATVAETAALRASFRQEVAVWHKLDHPNVTKFVGASMGTSNLKIPSKNPSEGYTNLPSRACCVLVEFLAGGTLKNFLFKNRKKKLAFRVVIQLALDLSRGLSYLHSKKIVHRDVKAENMLLDTYRTLKIADFGVARVEAQNPQDMTGETGTLGYMAPEVLDGKPYNRKCDVYSFGICLWEIYCCDLPYTDLSFAEVSSAVVRQNLRPEIPRCCPSPLANIMKRCWDANPEKRPDMDEVVRMLEGIDTSRGGGMIPEDQAGGCFCFAPARGP; from the exons ATGGATCTGAAAACAAGCTCTGGTGGTGTGGAGGTCCCAGAAACTGAGAATTTAGAGAATCAGAATGGAAATTTGGATTCCAAATTGAAGGGAACAGGAGGTGTTAGTGAGAAAAATATATCAGCCACCGGGATTGGAAGCATTAGTAGCAAAGATATGATCTTTCGTGCAGATAAAGTTGATCTGAAAAGTTTGGATGTTCAATTGGAGAAGCATCTGAGCCGTGTTTGGTCAAGAAATGTAGAGAACAATCAAAAGCCTAAAGAGGCATGGGAAATTGATCCATCTAAGCTGGAAATAAGATATCTTGTAGCTCAGGGCACTTATGGGACCGTTTATCGTGGTACCTATGATAATCGAGATGTTGCAG TCAAGCTATTGGACTGGGGAGAGGACGGCATGGCCACTGTCGCTGAAACTGCTGCTTTGAGGGCATCATTTCGGCAGGAGGTTGCTGTCTGGCACAAACTTGACCATCCAAATGTGACAAAA TTTGTTGGTGCATCAATGGGGACTTCCAATTTGAAGATACCTTCAAAAAACCCTTCTGAAGGTTATACAAACCTTCCATCGAGGGCATGTTGTGTTCTGGTGGAATTTCTCGCTGGAGGAACATTAAAGAATTTCTTAttcaaaaataggaaaaagaaacTTGCCTTTAGAGTCGTGATTCAACTTGCATTGGATCTATCTAGAGG ATTGAGCTATCTGCACTCTAAGAAGATTGTACACCGTGATGTCAAAGCTGAAAATATGCTTCTTGATACATATCGAACATTAAAGATTGCGGATTTTGGTGTTGCTCGTGTGGAAGCGCAGAATCCCCAGGACATGACTGGTGAAACTGGAACCCTTGGATACATGGCCCCAGAG GTTCTTGATGGCAAGCCTTATAACAGAAAATGTGATGTCTATAGCTTCGGCATTTGCTTGTGGGAAATTTATTGCTGTGATTTGCCCTATACTGATCTTAGCTTTGCCGAGGTTTCTTCTGCAGTTGTCAGACAG AACCTGAGGCCTGAAATCCCAAGATGTTGTCCGAGTCCTCTGGCAAACATCATGAAAAGATGCTGGGATGCGAATCCGGAAAAACGACCTGatatggatgaagtggtgaggATGTTAGAAGGTATTGACACAAGTAGAGGAGGAGGAATGATACCAGAAGACCAGGCGGGTGGGTGTTTCTGCTTTGCTCCAGCTCGGGGACCATAA